Proteins from a single region of Candidatus Zixiibacteriota bacterium:
- a CDS encoding peptidylprolyl isomerase, whose translation MLRTLLTSILILSLVFSVAVWSKTPPKPIKPGEGGAPRFPDSLPYWRHDIRNPSNAIVTLETDSGKLTLELYRDVSPAHADSFLARCGDGFYDSTRFHRIIKDFMIQGGSPFHVGKKSVDYYLPNELNSLPHKFGTLSMASRGEPTTAQTQFFICTDRNAKTQYLDGKYVVFGQLLKGFDVLWAISRVPVEPVSKAPGAEKSLPTKDVWLIKAYRSDAEGNPLK comes from the coding sequence ATGCTAAGGACGCTGTTAACGAGCATACTGATCCTCAGCCTGGTATTCTCGGTGGCGGTATGGAGCAAAACCCCCCCGAAACCGATCAAGCCGGGCGAGGGGGGCGCTCCAAGGTTTCCGGACAGCCTCCCTTACTGGCGACACGATATCCGGAACCCCAGCAATGCCATCGTGACCCTGGAGACCGATTCTGGCAAGTTGACGCTGGAGTTGTATCGCGATGTTTCTCCGGCGCACGCCGATTCGTTTCTGGCGCGCTGCGGCGACGGTTTCTACGACAGCACCAGGTTTCATCGCATTATCAAGGACTTCATGATTCAGGGCGGCAGCCCGTTTCATGTGGGGAAGAAGTCGGTCGATTACTATCTGCCCAACGAGCTGAACAGCCTGCCGCACAAGTTCGGCACGCTGTCGATGGCCAGCCGCGGCGAGCCCACCACCGCGCAGACGCAGTTTTTCATCTGCACCGATCGCAACGCCAAGACGCAGTATCTCGACGGCAAGTATGTCGTATTCGGCCAGTTGCTGAAGGGGTTCGATGTTCTCTGGGCGATCAGCCGAGTGCCGGTAGAGCCGGTGAGCAAAGCGCCCGGAGCCGAGAAGTCACTGCCTACGAAAGACGTCTGGCTGATCAAAGCGTACCGCTCCGACGCCGAGGGCAACCCACTCAAGTGA